Proteins encoded by one window of Chondromyces crocatus:
- a CDS encoding LamG-like jellyroll fold domain-containing protein: MHRATRQFEWGLAGAWGLLFAMAACGPFQFQEWEGGTTSGGGSAGFGGAGGSGAGGSDQGGGGSGECMRGAERDCSTEKAGECEAGKQRCLDTGAWEACAGAAEPQPETTDPERDVDCGGTALIDAGLLVRYYINEAASETAPAHLLDATPEPVNLALNYGNGNLSFTEIAGHKALSWSTIDDQGMASASLVGTKIRSALGGATRLTLEVVTNVETTSNNSPRLVALGFNDGLQQFNLYIRNGPSRLRLVMNEQEANTWPLSTPSGRVVLHLVMDTAQPSAADRWRLYRDGQLVPGALPGSPLPEGTTLDLSKPSSLVLGNQLAGSRSFRGKLYYVALYSIAFEAAQVAVNAALLTDNDDDWSLPRETQALVPPSPR; encoded by the coding sequence ATGCATCGAGCCACGCGGCAGTTCGAGTGGGGCCTGGCAGGCGCATGGGGGTTGCTCTTCGCCATGGCGGCGTGTGGACCGTTCCAGTTCCAGGAGTGGGAGGGGGGCACGACTTCGGGCGGTGGAAGCGCGGGCTTCGGAGGTGCGGGGGGCAGCGGTGCGGGGGGGAGCGACCAAGGAGGTGGAGGCAGCGGAGAGTGCATGCGGGGCGCGGAGCGCGACTGCTCCACCGAGAAGGCGGGCGAGTGCGAGGCGGGGAAGCAGCGTTGCCTGGACACCGGCGCATGGGAGGCCTGCGCTGGAGCGGCGGAGCCGCAGCCCGAGACCACCGATCCCGAGCGCGATGTCGATTGTGGGGGGACCGCGCTGATCGATGCGGGGTTGCTGGTCCGCTATTACATCAACGAAGCAGCGTCGGAAACAGCGCCGGCCCATCTGCTGGATGCCACGCCGGAGCCGGTGAATCTCGCGTTGAATTACGGGAACGGCAACCTGAGCTTCACCGAGATCGCGGGCCACAAGGCCCTGAGCTGGAGCACCATCGATGACCAGGGGATGGCCTCGGCTTCCCTGGTCGGCACCAAGATCCGCTCGGCCTTGGGTGGTGCCACGCGCCTCACCCTGGAGGTGGTGACCAACGTCGAGACCACCAGCAACAACTCCCCCAGGCTGGTCGCGCTGGGATTCAACGATGGTCTCCAGCAGTTCAATCTCTACATTCGCAATGGCCCCTCCCGCCTTCGCCTGGTGATGAACGAGCAGGAGGCGAACACCTGGCCGCTCTCGACGCCCAGTGGCCGGGTGGTGCTGCACCTGGTCATGGACACCGCGCAGCCCAGCGCCGCCGACCGGTGGCGGCTCTACAGGGACGGCCAGCTCGTCCCGGGGGCGCTGCCAGGTTCACCCCTGCCCGAGGGGACGACGCTCGACCTCTCCAAGCCTTCCTCCTTGGTGCTCGGCAACCAGCTGGCCGGCAGCCGCTCTTTCCGCGGCAAGCTCTACTACGTCGCCCTGTACTCCATCGCGTTCGAGGCCGCGCAGGTAGCGGTCAACGCCGCCCTACTCACAGACAACGACGACGACTGGAGCCTCCCAAGAGAAACCCAGGCCCTTGTGCCTCCCTCCCCCCGTTGA
- a CDS encoding LamG-like jellyroll fold domain-containing protein — protein MTRTAWLLTTTLTGTFGLIALLGACGPFQFDPWDDQETLASGAPDGQGGHGQGGDDTGTGAGGNIQACTPDQSRPCYSGPAGTQNVGRCHPGVTRCGSMGHWGQCIGEVVPTLETSDTAELVDDDCRGTLLADDGVLVRYLINDTDKLNALATLTDSASSPLDLEIARTDKLSFTATFPQVGLRWSTTKDPARAFQLIQGTKVEQALHQTTTVTLEMVLRIEDAKKNARLFYLGPVSGGGGVDQLTLLLEDKTKLRFYLNNKLATHWVLDFPKAKRVVLHLVMDTSLVTASERWQLFRDGQLVGGVVPDSAPAQGTLLDIPPMSYLMLGNTPPKGGCSPKGNIHYAAVYTRALSTPEVEFNARILQRDDDTHVRAQHAGEGDDAENAAAARDDSEVNEE, from the coding sequence ATGACGCGAACGGCGTGGCTGCTCACGACCACCCTCACCGGCACTTTCGGCCTCATCGCGCTCCTCGGTGCATGTGGCCCCTTTCAGTTCGACCCCTGGGACGACCAGGAGACGCTCGCCTCCGGTGCGCCGGACGGCCAGGGCGGCCACGGCCAGGGCGGTGACGACACCGGGACTGGGGCTGGGGGGAACATCCAGGCCTGCACACCAGATCAGTCCAGACCCTGTTACAGCGGGCCCGCAGGCACACAGAACGTGGGCCGCTGCCATCCTGGAGTGACCAGATGCGGATCCATGGGCCACTGGGGGCAGTGCATCGGCGAGGTCGTCCCCACCCTTGAGACGTCCGACACCGCCGAGCTGGTCGACGACGATTGCCGCGGAACGCTGCTGGCCGATGACGGCGTTCTCGTTCGCTACCTGATCAACGATACCGACAAGCTCAATGCCCTCGCAACACTCACCGATTCCGCCTCCAGTCCACTCGATCTCGAAATCGCGCGCACGGACAAGCTCTCATTCACGGCCACCTTTCCGCAGGTGGGACTTCGCTGGTCGACCACGAAAGACCCCGCGAGAGCCTTCCAGCTCATCCAGGGCACCAAGGTGGAGCAGGCGCTTCACCAGACGACGACGGTCACCCTCGAAATGGTGCTCCGGATCGAGGACGCAAAGAAGAATGCGCGGCTCTTCTACCTCGGCCCCGTGTCAGGCGGGGGTGGTGTCGATCAGCTCACGCTCCTGCTCGAAGACAAGACGAAGCTGCGCTTCTACCTTAACAACAAACTCGCCACCCACTGGGTGCTCGACTTCCCGAAGGCGAAGCGGGTCGTCTTGCACCTGGTCATGGATACCTCCCTCGTGACTGCCTCGGAGCGCTGGCAGCTCTTTCGAGATGGGCAGCTCGTTGGCGGCGTGGTCCCCGACTCGGCGCCGGCCCAGGGCACGCTACTCGACATCCCCCCGATGTCGTACCTCATGCTCGGCAATACACCGCCGAAGGGTGGATGCTCGCCCAAGGGGAACATCCACTATGCAGCCGTGTACACCCGCGCCCTGTCCACGCCCGAGGTCGAGTTCAACGCCAGAATCCTCCAGAGGGACGACGACACGCACGTGAGGGCCCAGCATGCAGGCGAAGGGGATGACGCTGAGAACGCGGCCGCGGCCAGAGATGACAGTGAAGTCAACGAGGAGTAA
- a CDS encoding LamG-like jellyroll fold domain-containing protein, translating to MGEIVPTPEETLGDLIDDNCDGTALVSTDVLVRYVINEPASGQTPTELMDVAPDPLALPITFANGLAFTQDTNGHRGLTWPARGQDGRAARSIQNTKVTTRLDQAQRLTLELVADVTDSDSGSTLTRLFYLGINESTDQLSLIPRNAGENLRLYFNDNNADAHNGVQWPVNLHTAGRIVLHVVLDTTKATDSERVTLYRNGSALSPEGTPTWPGENERLNLTGTNSLALGNRPSGGRSIQGTLHYAAVYMRALTPNEVESNAAVLLANDDNHTVDN from the coding sequence GTGGGGGAGATCGTGCCCACCCCTGAGGAGACGCTGGGCGATCTGATTGACGACAATTGTGATGGGACGGCGCTGGTCAGCACCGACGTGCTTGTTCGGTATGTGATCAACGAGCCCGCATCGGGTCAGACGCCGACCGAACTCATGGACGTGGCTCCGGATCCGCTAGCCCTGCCCATCACGTTTGCGAATGGGTTGGCATTCACCCAGGATACGAACGGCCATCGCGGTCTTACCTGGCCGGCTCGTGGACAGGACGGGAGAGCGGCCCGTAGCATCCAGAACACGAAGGTGACAACCCGTCTCGATCAAGCCCAACGGCTCACGCTTGAGCTGGTGGCTGACGTGACCGACAGTGACAGTGGCTCCACCCTGACCCGCTTGTTCTACCTCGGCATCAACGAGAGCACCGATCAGCTCTCGCTCATTCCTCGCAATGCTGGCGAAAACCTTCGTCTCTACTTCAATGACAACAATGCCGATGCGCACAATGGAGTGCAGTGGCCTGTCAACTTGCACACGGCAGGTCGCATCGTGCTGCACGTCGTCCTTGATACCACCAAGGCAACTGATTCCGAACGCGTGACCCTCTACCGCAATGGATCCGCTCTGTCTCCAGAGGGAACCCCCACCTGGCCAGGCGAGAATGAACGCCTGAATCTGACCGGAACCAATTCCTTGGCACTTGGGAACCGACCTTCGGGAGGCCGCTCGATCCAGGGCACGCTCCACTACGCCGCCGTCTACATGCGTGCCCTCACCCCCAATGAGGTCGAGAGCAACGCCGCCGTGCTCCTCGCCAACGACGACAACCATACCGTCGACAACTAA